A region from the Arachis ipaensis cultivar K30076 chromosome B01, Araip1.1, whole genome shotgun sequence genome encodes:
- the LOC107630504 gene encoding ACT domain-containing protein ACR8, with protein MEWSACTDEYEKLVIRMSTPRVVIDNAVCSTATIVKVDSARKHGILLDAIQVLADLDLLIKKAYISSDGRWFMDVFHVTDQLGNKLTDESVLNYIEQSLGSIHNGKINSSNGFTALELTGTDRVGILSEVFAVLAELQCDVVEAKVWTHNGRIASLIYVRDCDSRSALEDYQKINKLEARLRNVLKGDNDIRSAKTSISNSVIHPERRLHQMMFADRDYERSRIFKFTPETPFVSVQNWAEKGYSVVNVQCKDRIKLMFDVVCNLTDMEYVVFHATINTKDDQAYLEFYIRHKDGTPISSEPERQRVIQCLQAAVERRANEGVRLELYAEDKQGLLAEVMRTFRENGMNVTRTEISTVGGVAANVFYVTDAMGYPADPKIIESVRQKIGLSNLKVKELPLLRQQKTKSEGDQPGGVGGAVLLSLGSLVRRNLYNLGLIKSCS; from the exons ATGGAGTGGTCAGCTTGTACGGATGAATACGAGAAGCTTGTGATTCGGATGAGCACGCCTAG GGTCGTAATTGACAATGCCGTGTGCTCCACAGCTACTATAGTTAAG GTTGATAGCGCCAGAAAACATGGGATTTTGTTGGATGCAATACAAGTGCTCGCTGATCTGGACCTTTTGATTAAGAAGGCTTACATTTCCTCCGACGGAAGGTGGTTCATGGATG TTTTCCATGTTACAGACCAATTAGGAAACAAGTTAACGGATGAGAGCGTATTAAATTATATTGAACAG TCACTTGGGAGTATTCACAATGGTAAAATCAACAGCTCCAATGGTTTCACTGCCCTGGAATTAACAGGCACTGACCGTGTTGGTATTCTTTCGGAGGTGTTTGCTGTACTGGCTGAGCTGCAGTGCGATGTGGTTGAGGCAAAGGTTTGGACTCACAATGGCAGGATTGCCTCCCTGATCTATGTTAGAGACTGTGATTCCAGATCTGCTCTTGAGGACTATCAGAAGATTAATAAGCTTGAAGCACGTTTAAGAAATGTTTTGAAGGGTGACAATGACATTAGGAGTGCAAAAACTTCAATTTCTAATTCTGTCATACACCCGGAAAGAAGGCTACACCAGATGATGTTTGCTGACCGTGACTATGAAAGGAGTCGCATTTTCAAGTTTACCCCTGAGACACCATTTGTATCGGTGCAAAATTGGGCGGAAAAGGGTTACTCTGTTGTAAATGTTCAGTGCAAGGATCGAATTAAGCTAATGTTCGATGTTGTGTGCAATTTGACAGACATGgaatatgttgtgtttcatgCAACTATTAACACAAAAGATGATCAAGCTTACCTG GAGTTTTATATAAGGCATAAAGATGGCACTCCAATTAGTTCAGAACCAGAGCGCCAACGTGTGATTCAATGCTTGCAAGCTGCTGTGGAGAGAAGGGCAAATGAG GGTGTTAGGCTAGAGTTATATGCTGAAGACAAGCAGGGCCTTTTAGCAGAGGTTATGAGAACGTTCAGAGAGAATGGGATGAATGTGACTAGAACTGAAATATCTACCGTTGGAGGTGTGGCTGCAAATGTTTTCTATGTAACTGATGCAATGGGTTACCCAGCTGACCCAAAAATAATAGAATCTGTTAGGCAGAAAATTGGGTTAAGCAATTTAAAAGTGAAGGAGTTGCCTTTATTACGTCAACAGAAGACAAAGAGCGAAGGAGATCAACCAGGTGGAGTTGGTGGGGCAGTGTTATTGTCTCTTGGTAGCCTCGTGAGGAGGAATCTCTACAATTTGGGCTTAATCAAATCTTGTTCTTAA